The following proteins are co-located in the Paludibaculum fermentans genome:
- a CDS encoding DUF1501 domain-containing protein gives MIRDENDFRALRDRRRFLREVGCGIGTMGLAHLLGAEGRAASGPADNPLLPKLPPLPAKAKNVIFMFMEGAPSQMDLFDPKPGLQKISGQTLPESLTSQLRLAFIKKDAKVLASPRTFKPYGQSGIEYSDYIPNIASCADDICLVRSMYTDAFNHHPGQLLLFTGSIQIGRPTIGAWSLYGLGSESKNLPGFVVLTSGVGTSGGASNFSSGFLPSHYQGTVLRNSGDPVLYLSNPEGVAAQTQRATLDAIRDLNQEHMEETGDPEIASRIASYELGYRMQSAAPEMADLSQEPAHIREMYGIDDPKTKQFGTNCLMARRLVERGVRFVLMMHASWDQHTYLNRDLKKNCDISDKPTAALIKDLKQRGLLDSTLIVWGGEFGRTPMVEIRNTQDPENAGRDHHPLAYSMFMAGGGIKGGQVIGKTDDIGFNIVEDKVHVHDLQATIMNRLGFDHTKLTYRHMGRDFRLTDVEGEVVKKMLA, from the coding sequence ATGATTCGCGACGAAAACGACTTTCGAGCCCTGCGCGACCGCCGGCGATTCCTGAGGGAAGTCGGCTGCGGCATTGGAACGATGGGCCTGGCCCACCTGCTGGGCGCGGAAGGCCGCGCGGCCTCGGGTCCGGCTGACAACCCGCTGCTGCCCAAGCTGCCTCCGCTGCCCGCCAAGGCCAAGAACGTCATCTTCATGTTCATGGAAGGCGCGCCCAGCCAGATGGATCTGTTCGATCCCAAACCGGGCCTGCAGAAGATCAGCGGCCAGACGCTGCCGGAGTCGCTCACCTCGCAGCTCCGCCTGGCGTTCATCAAGAAAGACGCCAAGGTGCTGGCGAGCCCGCGCACGTTCAAGCCCTACGGCCAGTCGGGCATCGAGTACTCCGACTACATCCCGAACATCGCTTCCTGCGCCGACGACATCTGCCTGGTGCGGTCGATGTACACCGACGCGTTCAACCATCATCCGGGCCAGTTGCTGCTGTTCACGGGCTCCATCCAGATCGGCCGGCCCACCATTGGGGCGTGGTCGCTCTACGGCCTGGGCAGCGAGTCGAAGAACCTGCCGGGTTTCGTGGTGCTCACCTCGGGTGTCGGAACCAGCGGCGGCGCGTCGAACTTCTCCAGCGGCTTCCTGCCCTCGCACTACCAGGGCACCGTGCTGCGCAACTCAGGCGATCCGGTGCTGTACCTGTCGAATCCGGAGGGCGTGGCGGCCCAGACGCAACGGGCCACACTGGACGCCATCCGCGACCTGAACCAGGAGCACATGGAAGAGACGGGCGATCCGGAGATCGCCTCGCGCATCGCCAGCTATGAGCTGGGCTACCGCATGCAGAGCGCGGCTCCGGAGATGGCTGACCTTTCCCAGGAGCCGGCCCACATCCGCGAGATGTACGGCATCGACGATCCCAAGACCAAGCAGTTCGGCACCAACTGCCTGATGGCGCGGCGCCTGGTGGAGCGCGGCGTGCGCTTCGTGCTGATGATGCACGCATCGTGGGATCAGCACACCTACCTGAACCGCGACCTCAAGAAGAACTGCGACATCTCGGACAAGCCCACGGCGGCGCTCATCAAGGACCTGAAGCAGCGCGGGTTGCTGGACTCGACGCTGATCGTGTGGGGCGGGGAATTCGGACGCACGCCAATGGTGGAGATCCGCAATACCCAGGATCCGGAGAACGCCGGACGTGACCACCATCCGCTGGCCTACTCGATGTTCATGGCCGGAGGCGGCATCAAGGGCGGGCAGGTGATCGGCAAGACCGACGACATCGGCTTCAATATCGTGGAGGACAAGGTCCACGTCCACGATCTGCAAGCGACGATCATGAACCGCCTGGGCTTTGACCACACCAAGCTCACCTACCGACACATGGGCCGCGATTTCCGGCTCACGGACGTGGAGGGCGAGGTGGTCAAGAAGATGTTGGCATAG
- a CDS encoding PSD1 and planctomycete cytochrome C domain-containing protein yields the protein MRGARILWAAIVAAGAASAQTKPDFSADIQPVFARKCLMCHNGKTAQNGVRLDDGDAAMAGGYSGPVIVAGKSGESKLFQRIASTKKGFMMPPVGAPLTEAEVAIVKSWIDAGAEWPRTAKTAKAARPAHWAYQPIRHPDLPDVRNRTWARNPIDSFVLARLEAENLTPSPEASKTSLLRRVSLDLTGLPPTPEEVKEFLADNRPDAYERQVDRLLASSHYGEERAKHWLDLARYADSDGYEKDVVRPYAWRWRNYVIDSFNRDTPFDQFTIEQLAGDLLPRPQTEQLVATGFQRNSLTNREGGVDRKENRFDQLINRTNTASTVWLGLTMGCAQCHDHKYDAISQKEYYSMFAFFNRADEVDIDAPMPGELGSWMRSRPAYLEEVASLKKIYDVDELQTEWENYMRAAMDNPGKDLEWDFSLSAVITMFDRFQEILKTPPAQRSERDADAVFHWFIANTGPLKDRDRDRLMGIRDLRRRIARLDERQPKLTEANVMAELAAPQPAHVAIKGDYRSPGVEVEPGTLAALPPMPAGAPRNRLTLARWLVSKENPLTARVTVNRLWQDVFGRGLVKTSEDFGTQGDKPSHPELLDWLASDFRDNGWSVKHALRTIVTSATYRQSSRVRPELKEKDPENILLARQSRVRLEAESIRDSALAASGLLNPDIGGPSVHPPQPKGVAELGYAGSVKWVNDEDAKRYRRGLYIHFQRTTPYPMLMNFDRPDSNVSCSRRRQSNSPLQALNLMNDPVFYEAAQALALRVNQEAQPEKRIDYLFALTLGRDPSARERERVQKLVDQQATSLAKDQAQAAALLPLKPQNAAWTTAARAVLNLEEFITRE from the coding sequence ATGAGGGGCGCCCGAATTCTATGGGCCGCCATTGTGGCGGCTGGTGCTGCGTCTGCCCAGACGAAGCCCGATTTCTCAGCGGACATACAGCCGGTCTTCGCCCGCAAATGCCTGATGTGCCATAACGGCAAAACAGCGCAGAACGGCGTGCGTTTGGATGACGGCGACGCGGCCATGGCGGGGGGCTACTCGGGTCCTGTCATCGTGGCCGGAAAGAGCGGCGAATCCAAGCTTTTCCAGCGTATTGCGAGTACCAAGAAGGGCTTCATGATGCCGCCCGTGGGCGCGCCCCTGACCGAAGCCGAAGTGGCCATCGTGAAGTCGTGGATCGACGCCGGCGCCGAGTGGCCGCGCACGGCGAAAACCGCGAAAGCAGCCCGGCCCGCTCATTGGGCGTACCAGCCCATCCGCCATCCCGACCTGCCGGATGTCCGCAACCGGACCTGGGCCCGCAACCCGATAGATAGCTTCGTGTTGGCCCGCCTGGAGGCTGAGAACCTCACGCCCTCGCCCGAAGCTTCCAAAACAAGCCTGCTGCGCCGCGTGTCGCTAGACCTCACCGGCCTGCCTCCTACGCCGGAAGAGGTGAAGGAGTTCCTGGCCGACAATCGCCCCGACGCCTACGAGCGCCAGGTGGACCGCCTGCTGGCCTCCTCCCACTACGGGGAAGAACGCGCAAAGCATTGGCTCGACCTCGCTCGCTATGCCGACAGCGATGGCTATGAGAAGGACGTGGTCCGCCCCTACGCCTGGCGCTGGCGGAACTATGTAATCGACTCCTTCAACCGCGATACGCCGTTCGACCAGTTCACCATCGAGCAACTGGCCGGCGATCTGCTGCCCCGCCCGCAAACTGAGCAACTGGTCGCCACCGGCTTCCAGCGCAACTCGCTCACCAATCGCGAGGGCGGCGTCGATCGCAAGGAGAACCGTTTCGACCAGTTGATCAACCGCACCAATACGGCCAGCACGGTCTGGCTGGGCCTGACGATGGGCTGCGCCCAGTGCCACGACCACAAGTACGACGCCATCAGCCAAAAAGAGTATTACTCGATGTTCGCCTTCTTCAACCGCGCCGATGAGGTGGACATCGACGCGCCCATGCCCGGAGAGCTGGGCTCGTGGATGCGCTCGCGTCCGGCTTACCTCGAAGAGGTGGCGTCACTGAAGAAGATCTATGACGTCGACGAGCTCCAGACCGAGTGGGAAAACTACATGCGGGCCGCCATGGACAACCCTGGCAAGGATCTCGAATGGGACTTCTCGCTCTCGGCCGTCATCACCATGTTCGACCGCTTCCAGGAGATCCTCAAGACTCCTCCGGCCCAGCGCAGCGAGCGCGATGCCGATGCCGTCTTCCACTGGTTCATCGCCAACACCGGGCCGCTGAAGGATCGCGATCGCGATCGCCTGATGGGGATCCGCGACCTGCGCCGCCGCATCGCCCGGCTGGACGAACGCCAGCCCAAGCTGACCGAAGCCAATGTGATGGCCGAACTGGCCGCGCCGCAGCCCGCGCACGTCGCCATCAAGGGCGACTACCGCTCGCCCGGCGTCGAAGTGGAGCCCGGGACGCTGGCCGCGCTGCCGCCGATGCCCGCCGGCGCGCCCAGGAACCGCCTCACCCTGGCTCGCTGGCTGGTCTCGAAGGAGAATCCGCTCACTGCGCGCGTCACCGTCAACCGGCTCTGGCAGGATGTCTTCGGCCGCGGCCTGGTGAAGACATCAGAAGACTTTGGCACCCAGGGCGACAAGCCGTCGCATCCTGAACTGCTCGACTGGCTGGCCAGCGACTTCCGCGACAACGGCTGGAGCGTCAAACACGCGCTGCGCACCATCGTCACCTCGGCCACTTACCGGCAGAGCTCGCGCGTGCGGCCCGAGTTGAAGGAGAAGGATCCCGAGAACATCCTGCTCGCCCGGCAGTCCCGCGTGCGGCTGGAAGCGGAGAGCATTCGCGACTCCGCCCTGGCGGCCAGCGGCCTGCTGAATCCCGACATCGGCGGACCCAGCGTGCATCCGCCGCAGCCCAAGGGTGTAGCCGAGCTCGGCTATGCCGGCAGCGTGAAATGGGTGAACGATGAGGACGCGAAGCGCTACCGGCGCGGCCTGTACATCCACTTCCAGCGCACGACTCCTTACCCGATGCTGATGAATTTCGACCGGCCGGATTCGAACGTCTCGTGCTCGCGCCGCCGCCAGTCGAACTCGCCGCTGCAGGCGCTGAACCTGATGAACGACCCCGTCTTCTACGAGGCCGCCCAGGCGCTGGCCCTGCGGGTCAACCAGGAAGCGCAGCCCGAGAAACGCATCGACTACCTGTTCGCGCTCACTCTGGGCCGCGATCCTTCCGCCCGCGAACGGGAGCGCGTCCAGAAGCTGGTCGACCAGCAGGCCACCTCGCTGGCCAAGGATCAGGCGCAGGCCGCGGCCCTGCTGCCGCTGAAACCGCAGAACGCCGCCTGGACCACCGCCGCCCGGGCCGTGCTGAATCTCGAAGAGTTCATTACCAGGGAGTAG
- a CDS encoding alpha/beta hydrolase family protein, whose product MCLFRHAALIVLTCLAAVGQTGIEGSWEGPVQTQRGQVRLRVHVTKAADGSLSAKMDVPEQGAFGLALNSVTFAEGVFHWEMKAINASFDGKMAEAGSEISGTFKQGSEQPLAMKRIQAPAGRPQDPKPPLPYKSEDVAFPSKAEGVTLAGTLTLPQGKGPFPAAILITGSGPQDRDEALMGHRPFLVLSDYLTRHGIAVLRYDDRGVGKSTGTFANSTTTDFSRDAEGALDYLRKRPELNPARIGLVGHSEGGIIAPMVAARRPEAAFVVLMAGTGVPGAEVMLLQAERLNAAAGVAKEVTDQNTALQKKIFAILREEKDDQAAQDKLKEALAGIPGVEAQARGFLSPWMREFASYDPAPTLQKLRCPVLVLNGEKDLQVIADQNVPPIEAALKKGGNKDFRIVRLPGLNHLFQNAKTGLVQEYGQIDETLAPVFLETMTTWIRRHTGLEK is encoded by the coding sequence ATGTGTCTCTTCCGACATGCGGCTCTGATAGTCCTCACCTGCCTCGCGGCAGTGGGGCAGACGGGCATCGAGGGCAGTTGGGAGGGGCCGGTCCAAACGCAACGCGGCCAGGTCCGCCTGCGGGTGCATGTCACGAAAGCGGCCGATGGTTCGCTCAGCGCGAAGATGGATGTCCCCGAACAGGGCGCCTTCGGCCTGGCGCTGAACTCCGTCACGTTCGCCGAGGGCGTTTTTCATTGGGAGATGAAAGCGATCAACGCCAGCTTCGACGGGAAAATGGCGGAGGCCGGCAGTGAGATCTCCGGCACTTTCAAGCAGGGGTCGGAGCAGCCTCTAGCGATGAAGCGGATCCAGGCTCCGGCCGGCCGTCCGCAGGACCCCAAACCGCCGCTTCCTTATAAGAGCGAGGACGTCGCGTTCCCCAGCAAGGCGGAAGGCGTGACGCTGGCCGGAACGCTCACCCTGCCGCAGGGCAAGGGCCCGTTTCCGGCGGCGATCCTGATCACCGGCTCCGGCCCGCAGGATCGGGACGAAGCCCTGATGGGCCACCGGCCTTTCCTGGTGCTGTCGGACTACCTGACGCGCCACGGCATTGCGGTGCTGCGTTACGACGACCGCGGCGTGGGCAAGTCCACCGGCACGTTCGCGAATTCGACGACCACCGACTTTTCCCGCGACGCGGAGGGCGCTCTCGACTACCTGCGCAAGCGGCCGGAGCTCAACCCGGCCCGCATCGGCCTGGTGGGCCACAGCGAAGGCGGCATCATCGCCCCGATGGTGGCTGCCCGGCGGCCCGAAGCGGCGTTTGTCGTCCTGATGGCGGGCACGGGCGTGCCCGGCGCGGAAGTGATGCTCCTGCAGGCCGAGCGGCTCAACGCAGCGGCCGGCGTCGCCAAGGAAGTGACTGACCAGAACACAGCGCTGCAGAAGAAAATCTTTGCCATCCTGCGGGAGGAGAAGGACGACCAGGCCGCCCAGGACAAGCTGAAGGAAGCGCTGGCCGGCATTCCCGGCGTGGAGGCCCAGGCCCGCGGCTTCCTCTCCCCCTGGATGCGGGAGTTCGCCTCCTACGACCCCGCCCCTACCCTGCAAAAGTTGCGCTGCCCCGTGCTGGTTCTGAACGGAGAGAAGGACCTGCAGGTCATTGCGGACCAGAACGTGCCGCCGATCGAAGCGGCGCTCAAGAAGGGCGGCAACAAGGACTTCCGCATCGTCCGCCTGCCCGGGCTCAATCATCTGTTCCAGAATGCGAAGACGGGCCTGGTGCAGGAGTACGGCCAGATCGACGAAACGCTGGCGCCCGTCTTTTTGGAGACAATGACCACCTGGATTCGCCGGCATACCGGCCTGGAGAAATAG
- a CDS encoding M1 family metallopeptidase, giving the protein MRTVLALLACAACAHGAMSKHVASYDIKATLDTKSHIITGREVLTWVNDSPDTVPTLRFHLYMNAFGNSKSTFFQESGGQLRGDKFKGDEWGWVDIRKMEQGGADLTSAIRFVHPDDNNADDRTVIEVLLPKPVKPGETIQVSIAFETKMPMVFARTGFHKDFYLGGQWFPKIGVWETAGFRYSTEGAWNCHQFHANSEFFANFGRYHVELTVPSEFVVGATGELKGKTDSRGRSTYTFEQEDVTDFAWTAQPTYLREERMFLADKETTPQEVAAVAKLHGIPESEARLSDVKMIALVQPEHREQMERHFASLRAALKWFGLWYGRYPYKTITVVDPPANAGGAGGMEYPTFITAGTSWKLPPESHILEEVTVHEFGHQFWMQLVATNEFEESPLDEGFNTYSTSKVVDKVYGGLGELPIRLLGVNMWKLMNFPGISDSTLNRAQFLVFPAGDNMLRPAWQYYDSTSYGINSYYKMGVTLDTLEAHLGHDTMARVMRTYHQRWRFRHPTARDFQKIANEVSGENLDWFFDQFFFGNRQLDYSVGDVLSKELRTPIGALEKSGKRVVVNRKEADAQDDRNDDNKAYKKQYECTVKIRRLGDATVPVDVWIHFKDGGTEKRTWDGQYRWVKYTFLRGTEIDWVQVDPERKYKLDVSYANNSWQEDYNKRLSTSWTMQLLFWIQNLSLWMTSFA; this is encoded by the coding sequence ATGAGAACCGTCCTTGCGTTGCTCGCCTGCGCCGCCTGCGCTCACGGCGCAATGAGCAAGCACGTGGCCAGTTACGACATCAAGGCCACGCTCGACACCAAGTCGCACATCATCACGGGCCGCGAGGTGCTGACGTGGGTGAACGACTCGCCGGACACCGTCCCCACGCTGCGGTTCCACCTCTATATGAACGCGTTCGGCAACTCGAAGAGCACGTTCTTCCAGGAGTCGGGCGGGCAGTTGCGGGGCGACAAGTTCAAGGGCGATGAGTGGGGCTGGGTCGACATCCGGAAGATGGAGCAAGGCGGCGCCGATCTCACCAGCGCGATCCGGTTCGTTCATCCCGACGACAACAACGCGGACGACCGCACGGTCATCGAAGTCCTGCTGCCGAAGCCGGTGAAGCCGGGCGAGACGATCCAGGTCTCCATCGCGTTTGAGACCAAGATGCCCATGGTCTTCGCCAGGACCGGCTTCCACAAGGACTTCTACCTGGGCGGCCAGTGGTTCCCGAAGATCGGCGTATGGGAGACCGCGGGTTTCCGCTACTCCACCGAAGGCGCCTGGAATTGCCATCAGTTCCACGCCAACAGCGAATTCTTCGCCAACTTCGGCCGGTATCATGTCGAGCTCACCGTCCCGTCGGAGTTTGTGGTGGGCGCCACCGGCGAGTTGAAGGGCAAAACGGACAGCCGCGGCCGCAGCACCTATACGTTTGAGCAGGAAGACGTCACCGATTTCGCCTGGACCGCGCAGCCGACTTACCTGCGGGAAGAGCGCATGTTCCTCGCCGACAAGGAGACCACGCCGCAGGAGGTGGCCGCCGTCGCGAAGCTGCACGGAATTCCCGAGAGCGAGGCGCGCCTCAGCGACGTAAAAATGATCGCGCTGGTCCAACCCGAGCATCGCGAGCAGATGGAGCGGCACTTCGCCTCGCTGCGGGCGGCGTTGAAGTGGTTTGGCCTCTGGTATGGCCGCTACCCGTATAAGACGATTACCGTGGTCGATCCGCCGGCCAACGCGGGCGGCGCAGGCGGCATGGAGTATCCCACCTTCATTACCGCCGGGACGTCGTGGAAGCTGCCGCCGGAGTCCCACATCCTGGAAGAGGTGACCGTCCACGAGTTCGGGCATCAGTTCTGGATGCAACTGGTGGCGACGAACGAATTCGAGGAGTCCCCGCTGGACGAGGGCTTCAATACCTACTCGACCTCGAAGGTGGTGGACAAGGTCTATGGCGGACTGGGCGAACTCCCCATCCGTCTGCTGGGGGTGAATATGTGGAAGTTGATGAACTTCCCGGGCATTAGCGACAGCACCCTGAACCGCGCGCAGTTCCTGGTTTTTCCCGCTGGCGACAACATGTTGCGTCCCGCCTGGCAGTATTACGACTCCACCAGCTACGGCATCAACTCGTATTACAAGATGGGCGTGACACTGGACACGCTGGAAGCACACCTGGGGCACGACACGATGGCCCGCGTGATGCGCACCTACCATCAGCGCTGGCGCTTCCGCCATCCCACGGCGCGCGATTTCCAGAAGATAGCCAACGAAGTGTCAGGGGAGAACCTGGACTGGTTCTTCGACCAGTTCTTCTTCGGCAACCGGCAGTTGGACTACAGCGTGGGCGACGTCCTCAGCAAGGAGCTCCGGACGCCCATCGGCGCGCTGGAGAAGAGCGGCAAGCGCGTAGTGGTCAACCGCAAGGAGGCCGACGCTCAGGATGACAGGAACGACGACAACAAGGCGTACAAGAAGCAGTACGAGTGCACGGTGAAGATCAGGCGGTTGGGCGACGCGACGGTGCCGGTGGACGTGTGGATTCACTTCAAGGACGGCGGCACGGAAAAGCGCACCTGGGACGGGCAGTACCGCTGGGTGAAGTACACGTTTCTGCGCGGCACTGAGATCGACTGGGTGCAGGTGGATCCGGAGCGCAAGTACAAGTTGGACGTCAGCTACGCCAACAACAGCTGGCAGGAGGATTACAACAAGCGGCTCAGCACCAGTTGGACGATGCAACTCCTGTTCTGGATCCAGAACCTCTCGCTGTGGATGACTTCGTTCGCGTAA
- a CDS encoding S66 peptidase family protein, which translates to MRRRSFLGALPVAAAAAPSALPLLRPKVLKPGDMVGLITPSTYVSDPDRLLLARRTIEYFGLKAKFGRAVGKREGYLGGPIQDRVDDIHRMFQDPEVKAIFCIRGGYGAAMLLDRLDYDLIRRNPKIFLGYSDITALHLGIHKKCGLVTFHGPVTLSKFTDYTQANFRKALFETKPMGKLTNPPESNTLRPRHFTRTMQGGKASGPLVGGNLSLICSTMGTPFEIETEGKVLFIEDVDEQPYSMDRMLTHLRLAGKFSKIKGLVIGECADCSPRDYKPSFDSTFSLGEVLDNILGDLKVPVVTGLTIGHTEDQLTLPLGISATLDADEASLTIDEPALTE; encoded by the coding sequence ATGAGACGACGCTCCTTTCTCGGGGCGCTGCCGGTCGCGGCGGCGGCTGCCCCCAGTGCCCTGCCCCTGCTGCGGCCCAAGGTCCTGAAGCCCGGCGACATGGTGGGGCTGATCACTCCATCGACCTATGTCTCCGATCCGGATCGCCTGCTGCTGGCGCGGCGGACGATTGAGTACTTCGGGTTGAAGGCGAAGTTCGGCCGGGCCGTGGGCAAGCGCGAGGGTTATCTGGGCGGACCCATCCAGGACCGCGTGGACGACATCCACCGCATGTTCCAGGATCCGGAGGTCAAAGCGATCTTCTGCATCCGCGGCGGCTATGGCGCGGCGATGCTGCTGGACCGCCTGGACTACGACCTGATCCGGCGGAATCCGAAGATCTTCCTGGGCTACAGCGACATCACGGCGCTGCACCTGGGGATCCATAAGAAGTGCGGACTGGTGACCTTTCACGGCCCGGTGACGCTGTCGAAGTTCACCGACTATACGCAGGCCAACTTCCGCAAGGCGCTGTTCGAAACGAAGCCGATGGGTAAGCTGACGAATCCGCCGGAGAGCAATACGCTACGGCCGCGGCATTTCACGCGCACGATGCAGGGCGGCAAGGCGAGCGGTCCGCTGGTGGGCGGCAACCTGTCGCTGATCTGCTCCACCATGGGGACGCCCTTCGAGATCGAGACCGAGGGGAAGGTGCTGTTCATCGAGGACGTCGACGAGCAGCCTTACAGCATGGATCGCATGCTGACGCACCTGCGGCTGGCGGGCAAGTTCAGCAAGATTAAGGGATTGGTGATCGGCGAGTGCGCCGACTGCTCGCCGCGCGACTACAAGCCGTCGTTCGACTCCACTTTCTCGCTGGGCGAAGTTTTGGATAACATTCTGGGGGATCTGAAGGTGCCCGTGGTGACCGGCCTGACCATCGGCCACACCGAGGATCAGTTGACGCTGCCGCTGGGCATCTCGGCTACCTTGGATGCCGACGAAGCGAGCCTGACGATCGACGAACCGGCTTTGACCGAATAG
- a CDS encoding alpha/beta hydrolase encodes MRFALLLSFVCCAAFAQGPKTELLYPNGAPGAIGTEALDQPSLTAYLAPNPNGAAVMVCPGGGYGGLSMEKEGSAVAEWFNSFGVSAFVLKYRLGPRYHHPVMLDDARKGISMIRTRAKEFGVDPNKIGVMGFSAGGHLASSLSTHFQEGERPDFAVLVYPVISFTTRYTHSGSMFNLLGNPPDPALVWDLSSELKVTAQTPPTFLFHTSGDTTVPPENSILYYMALRSAGVPAELHIYQNGPHGVGLAKQDPVLSSWPGRLKDWMMVRGLIPAPAR; translated from the coding sequence ATGCGATTTGCACTATTGCTCTCGTTTGTATGCTGCGCCGCCTTTGCGCAGGGACCCAAGACGGAACTGCTCTACCCCAATGGCGCGCCCGGCGCCATTGGGACCGAGGCGCTGGACCAGCCCTCCTTGACGGCGTACCTGGCTCCGAATCCGAATGGCGCCGCCGTGATGGTGTGCCCGGGCGGCGGGTATGGCGGGCTTTCGATGGAGAAGGAAGGCTCAGCCGTCGCGGAGTGGTTCAACTCCTTCGGCGTTTCGGCGTTTGTCCTGAAATACCGGCTGGGGCCGCGCTATCACCACCCGGTGATGCTGGATGACGCGCGCAAGGGCATCTCGATGATCCGCACGCGGGCGAAGGAGTTCGGCGTGGATCCCAACAAGATCGGTGTGATGGGCTTCTCGGCCGGCGGCCACCTGGCCTCGTCGCTGTCCACGCATTTCCAGGAAGGGGAACGGCCCGATTTCGCGGTGCTGGTGTATCCGGTGATTTCGTTCACCACGCGCTACACGCACAGCGGGTCGATGTTCAACCTGCTGGGAAATCCGCCCGACCCGGCTTTGGTGTGGGATCTTTCGAGCGAACTGAAGGTGACGGCGCAGACGCCGCCGACGTTCCTGTTCCATACCAGCGGGGACACCACCGTGCCGCCCGAGAACAGTATTCTCTACTACATGGCACTGCGTTCGGCGGGGGTTCCGGCGGAGTTGCACATCTACCAGAACGGTCCGCACGGCGTAGGTTTGGCGAAGCAGGATCCGGTTCTTTCCTCGTGGCCGGGCCGCTTGAAGGACTGGATGATGGTTCGGGGCTTGATCCCGGCGCCCGCGAGATAG
- a CDS encoding SEC-C metal-binding domain-containing protein, producing MATNAQLDANRANALRSTGPRSEEGKARSSRNNLRYGFRSQSVLLPGDDPAEFADLLAELSCHFAVDDLSSARYVREMADAEWRLRRVRLHQELLLCERIAKLSETRPDASPQLLQALAFEALHAEAAFNRFLTYEAKFERQYERACQGLRKLREAASKKAPAQVVELRPNRTVEPNSESATPRNAPCPCGSGEKYKRCCGRNAPAVVTAAPHPDPSPTAPTGIPR from the coding sequence ATGGCTACGAATGCTCAGCTCGACGCGAACCGCGCCAACGCGCTTCGCTCCACGGGACCCCGCTCGGAAGAGGGCAAGGCGCGCTCTTCCCGCAACAACCTTCGCTACGGATTCCGCTCGCAATCCGTGCTGCTGCCCGGCGACGATCCGGCCGAATTTGCTGACCTGCTGGCGGAGCTCTCCTGCCACTTCGCCGTCGACGACCTCTCGTCCGCGCGCTATGTCCGCGAGATGGCCGACGCCGAATGGCGCCTGCGCCGCGTCCGCCTGCACCAGGAACTGCTCCTCTGCGAACGCATCGCAAAGCTATCCGAGACCCGCCCCGACGCCTCACCCCAGTTGCTCCAGGCCCTCGCCTTCGAAGCGCTTCACGCCGAGGCTGCCTTCAACCGGTTTTTGACGTACGAAGCCAAATTCGAACGCCAGTACGAGCGCGCCTGCCAGGGCCTGCGCAAACTGCGCGAAGCGGCGTCGAAGAAGGCGCCGGCCCAGGTAGTCGAGTTGCGGCCGAATCGAACGGTCGAACCCAATTCCGAGTCAGCCACTCCGCGCAACGCCCCGTGTCCCTGTGGCTCCGGCGAGAAATACAAGCGCTGCTGCGGCCGCAATGCCCCCGCGGTGGTCACCGCGGCGCCGCATCCGGACCCTTCGCCTACGGCACCAACTGGGATTCCGCGGTGA